In one window of Mercurialis annua linkage group LG4, ddMerAnnu1.2, whole genome shotgun sequence DNA:
- the LOC126676617 gene encoding sulfite exporter TauE/SafE family protein 3-like isoform X1 has product MEPRTSVIAAIMVILVGLLATTNLSSAERLLLKAQNHTKILVHNHHNQIRPTFLSRAAHFLWQKGKSSYEPVWPEMEFGYKLVLGSFVGFLGAALGSVGGVGGGGIFVPMLTLIIGFDPKSSTAISKCMIMGAAGSTVYYNMRLRHPTLDMPLIDYDLALLFQPMLMLGISIGVAFNVMFADWMVTVLLIILFIGTSTKALFKGIDTWKKETIMKKEAARQLESESKPGDGDGQDYKQLPSGPIVIEEDEVSLCQNIYWKELSLLMYVWVGFLAVQLVKSYVKNCSVAYWVLNALQVPIAASVTIFEAICLRRGTRVVASKGKEITNWKYHQILMYCSCGIIAGMVGGLLGLGGGFILGPLFLELGIPPQVASATSTFSMAFSSSMSVVQYYLIKRFPVPYASYFVLVATIAALVGQHVVRKIIAVLGRSSIIIFILALTIFVSAISLGGVGIADMVEKLENNEYMGFENLCYH; this is encoded by the exons ACTGCTACTTAAAGCACAGAATCACACCAAAATTTTGGTTCATAATCATCACAATCAAATAAGGCCTACTTTTCTGTCAAGAGCAGCTCATTTTCTTTGGCAAAAGGGCAAATCTTCTTATGAACCTGTTTGGCCT GAGATGGAATTTGGTTACAAATTGGTGTTGGGATCATTTGTGGGATTCCTTGGGGCAGCATTGGGTAGTGTTGGAGGAGTCGGAGGTGGTGGAATTTTTGTGCCAATGCTTACCTTGATCATTGGTTTTGATCCTAAGTCTTCTACTGCTATTTCTAAAT GTATGATAATGGGAGCAGCAGGATCCACAGTTTACTACAACATGAGACTGAGGCATCCAACACTAGACATGCCCCTCATAGATTATGACTTGGCATTGCTTTTTCAGCCTATGCTCATGCTTGGTATCAGCATTGGAGTTGCCTTCAATGTCATGTTTGCTGACTGGATGGTTACCGTTCTTCTCATCATCCTCTTCATAG GTACATCAACTAAGGCTTTATTCAAAGGTATAGATACATGGAAGAAAGAGACAATAATGAAAAAG GAAGCAGCAAGGCAACTGGAATCAGAGTCCAAACCAGGTG ATGGGGATGGACAAGATTATAAACAATTACCTAGTGGCCCAATTGTTATTGAAGAGGATGAG GTTTCGCTATGCCAAAACATATACTGGAAAGAGTTATCACTGCTGATGTATGTATGGGTGGGGTTTCTTGCTGTTCAACTTGTTAAG TCATACGTTAAAAACTGCTCCGTGGCATACTGGGTTCTAAATGCGTTGCAG GTGCCGATAGCAGCGTCGGTGACAATATTTGAAGCGATTTGCTTACGGAGAGGGACGAGGGTGGTGGCATCCAAAGGAAAGGAGATCACAAATTGGAAGTATCATCAGATTTTGATGTATTGTTCATGTGGTATTATTGCTGGCATGGTGGGTGGACTTCTTGGTCTTGGTGGTGGCTTCATTTTGGGTCCTCTTTTTCTTGAATTAGGAATTCCTCCTCAG GTAGCAAGTGCAACATCAACATTTTCAATGGCATTTTCATCTTCAATGTCAGTTGTTCAATATTATCTTATCAAGCGATTCCCAGTCCCATATG CTTCTTATTTTGTTTTAGTCGCCACCATTGCTGCATTAGTAGGCCAACATGTAGTCAGAAAAATAATTGCAGTTCTCGGAAGatcatcaattattattttcattttggcTTTGACCATTTTTGTGAGCGCAATCAGCTTAG GTGGAGTGGGAATAGCAGACATGGTTGAGAAGCTTGAGAATAACGAATATATGGGATTTGAAAATCTCTGTTACCATTAA
- the LOC126676617 gene encoding sulfite exporter TauE/SafE family protein 3-like isoform X2 — protein MEPRTSVIAAIMVILVGLLATTNLSSAERLLLKAQNHTKILVHNHHNQIRPTFLSRAAHFLWQKGKSSYEPVWPEMEFGYKLVLGSFVGFLGAALGSVGGVGGGGIFVPMLTLIIGFDPKSSTAISKCMIMGAAGSTVYYNMRLRHPTLDMPLIDYDLALLFQPMLMLGISIGVAFNVMFADWMVTVLLIILFIGTSTKALFKGIDTWKKETIMKKEAARQLESESKPDGDGQDYKQLPSGPIVIEEDEVSLCQNIYWKELSLLMYVWVGFLAVQLVKSYVKNCSVAYWVLNALQVPIAASVTIFEAICLRRGTRVVASKGKEITNWKYHQILMYCSCGIIAGMVGGLLGLGGGFILGPLFLELGIPPQVASATSTFSMAFSSSMSVVQYYLIKRFPVPYASYFVLVATIAALVGQHVVRKIIAVLGRSSIIIFILALTIFVSAISLGGVGIADMVEKLENNEYMGFENLCYH, from the exons ACTGCTACTTAAAGCACAGAATCACACCAAAATTTTGGTTCATAATCATCACAATCAAATAAGGCCTACTTTTCTGTCAAGAGCAGCTCATTTTCTTTGGCAAAAGGGCAAATCTTCTTATGAACCTGTTTGGCCT GAGATGGAATTTGGTTACAAATTGGTGTTGGGATCATTTGTGGGATTCCTTGGGGCAGCATTGGGTAGTGTTGGAGGAGTCGGAGGTGGTGGAATTTTTGTGCCAATGCTTACCTTGATCATTGGTTTTGATCCTAAGTCTTCTACTGCTATTTCTAAAT GTATGATAATGGGAGCAGCAGGATCCACAGTTTACTACAACATGAGACTGAGGCATCCAACACTAGACATGCCCCTCATAGATTATGACTTGGCATTGCTTTTTCAGCCTATGCTCATGCTTGGTATCAGCATTGGAGTTGCCTTCAATGTCATGTTTGCTGACTGGATGGTTACCGTTCTTCTCATCATCCTCTTCATAG GTACATCAACTAAGGCTTTATTCAAAGGTATAGATACATGGAAGAAAGAGACAATAATGAAAAAG GAAGCAGCAAGGCAACTGGAATCAGAGTCCAAACCAG ATGGGGATGGACAAGATTATAAACAATTACCTAGTGGCCCAATTGTTATTGAAGAGGATGAG GTTTCGCTATGCCAAAACATATACTGGAAAGAGTTATCACTGCTGATGTATGTATGGGTGGGGTTTCTTGCTGTTCAACTTGTTAAG TCATACGTTAAAAACTGCTCCGTGGCATACTGGGTTCTAAATGCGTTGCAG GTGCCGATAGCAGCGTCGGTGACAATATTTGAAGCGATTTGCTTACGGAGAGGGACGAGGGTGGTGGCATCCAAAGGAAAGGAGATCACAAATTGGAAGTATCATCAGATTTTGATGTATTGTTCATGTGGTATTATTGCTGGCATGGTGGGTGGACTTCTTGGTCTTGGTGGTGGCTTCATTTTGGGTCCTCTTTTTCTTGAATTAGGAATTCCTCCTCAG GTAGCAAGTGCAACATCAACATTTTCAATGGCATTTTCATCTTCAATGTCAGTTGTTCAATATTATCTTATCAAGCGATTCCCAGTCCCATATG CTTCTTATTTTGTTTTAGTCGCCACCATTGCTGCATTAGTAGGCCAACATGTAGTCAGAAAAATAATTGCAGTTCTCGGAAGatcatcaattattattttcattttggcTTTGACCATTTTTGTGAGCGCAATCAGCTTAG GTGGAGTGGGAATAGCAGACATGGTTGAGAAGCTTGAGAATAACGAATATATGGGATTTGAAAATCTCTGTTACCATTAA